A window of Chaetodon auriga isolate fChaAug3 chromosome 2, fChaAug3.hap1, whole genome shotgun sequence contains these coding sequences:
- the lhfpl5a gene encoding LHFPL tetraspan subfamily member 5 protein translates to MLPAQEAAKIYHTNYVRNARAVGVLWTVFTITFAVITVVVFIQPYWIGDSVNTPQAGYFGLFHYCIGNALTSELTCKGSALDFGSIPSGAFKTAMFFVGISMLLVVGSIVCFSLFFFCNAGSVYKICAWMQLASSTCMVIGCMIYPDGWDSEQVKRMCGQRTDKYTLGNCTVRWAYILAIISIMDSLILSLVAFSLGSRQDKLLPEDFQVEEKDNA, encoded by the exons ATGCTCCCAGCTCAGGAAGCAGCCAAAATCTACCACACCAACTATGTGCGTAACGCGCGCGCCGTGGGCGTGCTGTGGACGGTGTTCACCATCACCTTCGCCGTCATCACCGTGGTGGTGTTCATCCAGCCGTACTGGATCGGGGACAGTGTCAACACGCCGCAGGCCGGGTACTTCGGCCTCTTCCACTACTGCATCGGGAACGCGCTCACCTCGGAGCTCACCTGCAAAGGGAGCGCGCTGGACTTCGGCTCCATCCCGTCCGGCGCGTTCAAGACGGCCATGTTCTTCGTGGGGATCTCcatgctgctggtggtgggCAGCATCGTCTGCttcagcctcttcttcttctgcaacGCGGGGAGCGTCTACAAGATCTGCGCCTGGATGCAGCTGGCCTCCA GTACATGCATGGTGATTGGCTGTATGATCTACCCTGACGGCTGGGACTCGGAGCAGGTGAAGCGCATGTGTGGTCAGCGCACTGACAAATACACTCTGGGCAACTGCACGGTGCGCTGGGCCTACATCCTGgccatcatcagcatcatggACTCGCTCATCCTGTCCTTGGTGGCCTTCAGCCTGGGCAGCCGGCAGGACAAGCTGCTGCCCGAGGACTTccaggtggaggagaaag ATAATGCCTAG